Proteins from one Scleropages formosus chromosome 14, fSclFor1.1, whole genome shotgun sequence genomic window:
- the LOC108931006 gene encoding dystrophin-related protein 2-like, with protein MNLCWSEIKRKSHNIRTRLEAFTDNSGKLQLSLQEIIDWLTLKDEELSEQLPIGGNVAAVQHQREFHQAFVEDVKSRGPFIYSVLESAQAFLSQHPFTEPEEPLADGKETSPRRRIQNISRSVWKQASVAGDLWEKLTARCLDRHRHLERTLERLAELQGDMGELAAAMSQAEGVRDAWEPVGDLFIDSLQDHIDATKLFKEELTQIKEGMEHVNDLTHQLAISNVHLSVENAHSLEYLNSRWKLLQGCIEERLKQLQDAHRDFGPGSQHFLSSSVQIPWERAISPNKVPYYINHQAQTTCWDHPKMTELYQALGDLNNIKFSAYRTAMKLRRVQKALRLDMLTLSGLVDVFREQELLQVEQLMDVVEVIQALSSLYERLEEEHGVAVNVPLCVDMCLNWLLNVYDSGRNGKVRVLSFKMGLVCLCNADVQEKYKYLFRQVSGPSGLADQRHLSLLLHEAVQIPRQLGEVAAFGGSNVEPSVRSCFRVAPGKNAIEVSHFLEWMSLEPQSMVWLPVLHRVAIAESAKHQAKCSICKQCPIKGFRYRSLKQFNVDICQTCFLTGRTTKGKKLHYPIMEYYTQTTSGEKMRDFAKTLKNKFRSKQYFSKHPQRGYLPVQSVLGAESPDTPCSSPKLPHADTHSRIEHFASRLAEMENQNCSFFTDSLSPDESLDEDQYLLRHSCAAAEQDSFTGQHLLGNIDCEDRDELQRTLARLENENKVLQGEYRRLKWQHAEAAASHQLAEGAHGSPLAHQDEELLAEARVLRQHKSRLETRMQILEEHNRQLESQLLRLRELLLQPKEESEANGSVPSTVSSPVLGCGRPREQQSRETPDTETADDDMEQEQQDTVLQLQQVIEQLRNVFPPDLGPSSPK; from the exons GACGCGCCTGGAGGCTTTCACGGACAACAGCGGTAAGCTGCAGCTGTCCCTGCAGGAGATCATCGACTGGCTCACGCTGAAGGACGAGGAGCTGTCGGAGCAGCTGCCCATAGGGGGCAACGTGGCTGCGGTCCAGCACCAGAGAGAGTTCCACCAG GCTTTTGTGGAAGATGTGAAGTCGCGAGGTCCATTCATCTACTCTGTGTTGGAGTCTGCCCAGGCCTTCCTGTCACAGCATCCTTTCACGGAGCCGGAGGAACCCCTTGCCGATGGCAAAG AGACTTCACCACGCCGCCGTATCCAGAACATCAGCCGCTCAGTGTGGAAGCAGGCTAGCGTGGCAGGTGACCTGTGGGAAAAGCTGACAGCGCGCTGTCTGGACCGGCACCGGCACCTGGAGCGCACACTGGAGCGCCTCGCGGAGTTGCAGGGCGACATGGGTGAACTCGCCGCTGCCATGAGCCAGGCCGAGGGCGTCCGGGATGCCTGGGAGCCTGTGGGCGACCTTTTCATCGACTCGCTGCAGGACCACATCGATGCCACCAAG CTTTTCAAAGAGGAATTGACCCAAATCAAGGAGGGAATGGAACATGTCAATGACCTGACACACCAGCTGGCAATCTCAAATGTGCACCTCTCTGTGGAAAACGCCCATTCCTTGGAGTATCTCAACAGCAGGTGGAAGCTGCTGCAG GGCTGCATCGAAGAGAGACTGAAGCAGCTGCAGGATGCCCACAGAGACTTCGGGCCAGGATCCCAACATTTCCTGTCCA GTTCTGTGCAGATCCCATGGGAACGTGCCATATCTCCAAACAAAGTGCCATACTACATTAA CCATCAGGCTCAGACGACCTGCTGGGACCATCCAAAGATGACAGAGCTCTACCAGGCCCTGG GTGATCTGAACAACATCAAGTTCTCCGCGTACAGGACCGCCATGAAGCTGAGGCGGGTGCAGAAGGCCCTGCGAT TGGACATGCTGACCCTCAGCGGCCTCGTGGATGTTTTCCGGGAGCAGGAGCTGCTACAGGTCGAGCAGCTGATGGATGTGGTGGAGGTGATCCAGGCTCTGAGCAGTCTGTATGagcggctggaggaggagcacgGCGTGGCGGTCAATGTCCCACTCTGTGTAGACATGTGCCTCAACTGGCTGCTCAACGTCTACGACAG CGGGCGCAACGGGAAGGTGCGGGTCCTGTCCTTCAAAATGGGCCTGGTGTGCCTGTGCAACGCCGACGTTCAGGAGAAGTACAAAT ATCTGTTCCGGCAGGTGTCCGGGCCGAGCGGCCTGGCTGATCAGCGCCACCTCAGCCTCCTGCTGCACGAGGCTGTCCAGATCCCCCGCCAGCTGGGCGAGGTGGCTGCCTTCGGGGGGAGCAATGTGGAACCAAGTGTGCGAAGCTGCTTCCGTGTG GCCCCAGGCAAAAATGCAATCGAGGTGTCCCACTTCCTGGAGTGGATGAGCTTGGAGCCGCAGTCCATGGTGTGGCTGCCGGTCCTGCACCGTGTGGCTATTGCTGAGTCCGCCAAGCACCAAGCCAAGTGCTCCATCTGCAAACAGTGCCCCATCAAGGGCTTTAG GTATCGCAGCCTCAAGCAGTTCAATGTGGACATCTGCCAGACCTGCTTCTTAACGGGCCGCACCACCAAGGGCAAGAAGTTGCACTACCCCATCATGGAGTATTACACCCAA ACAACCTCGGGAGAGAAGATGCGAGACTTTGCCAAGACACTCAAGAACAAGTTCCGGTCCAAGCAATACTTCAGCAAGCATCCGCAGAGGGGCTACCTGCCCGTGCAGTCAGTGCTGGGGGCCGAAAGCCCCGATAC TCCATGCTCCTCCCCAAAGCTGCCGCATGCGGACACCCATTCGAGGATCGAGCACTTCGCCAGCAG ATTGGCGGAGATGGAGAACCAGAACTGCTCCTTCTTCACGGACAGCCTCTCACCAGATGAGAGCCT GGATGAGGATCAGTACCTCCTGCGTCACTCGTGCGCTGCAGCGGAGCAGGACTCCTTCACGGGCCAGCACCTCCTGGGGAACATTGACTGCGAAGACAGGGACGAGCTACAGCGGACACTGGCACGGCTCGAGAACGAGAATAA GGTCTTGCAGGGAGAGTACCGGAGGCTGAAATGGCAGCATGCAGAGGCAGCCGCCTCCCACCAGTTGGCCGAGGGGGCACATGGCTCACCCCTGGCCCACCAGGACGAGGAGTTGCTGGCTGAGGCCCGGGTCCTGAGGCAGCACAAGAGCCGCCTGGAGACTCGCATGCAGATACTGGAGGAACACAACAGACAGCTCGAGTCGCAGCTCCTCCGCCTCCGAGAGCTACTGCTACAG CCCAAGGAGGAGTCCGAGGCCAACGGGTCTGTGCCTTCGACGGTATCGTCCCCCGTGCTGGGTTGCGGCCGACCGAGagaacagcagagcagagaaaccccagacacagagacagcag ACGATGACatggagcaggagcagcaggacacGGTGCTGCAGTTGCAGCAGGTCATCGAGCAGCTGAGGAACGTGTTCCCGCCTGATCTAG GCCCTTCTTCACCCAAGTAA